CCAGGCTCGCCAGGCACTGCGACAGGCAAAACACCAGAGCACCGCGATCAGGTAGGCCAGAAAAGAGCTCATCATCCCGGTCACCACCGCTTCGGCCCGGGCCATCGGCAACCATGAACTCAAGCTGACACTGGCCAGCGCTGCGACGATATAGCCGCCCAACACCGCAGCCAGCACTCGAGAAGTGACCGCCAATCGATAAGGAACGGGGAGCGTGCGGGTTTTGCCTTTCATGGTTCGACCTTGAAACCAGGTGAGGCCGCATCAAAGTCATGGGGCCAACAAGACCGCAATATTAATGATAAATATTCTCATACGCAAAAGAGTTCCGATGAGATCGCTTGTTCCGGACAGTTCGATTGCGATGCGAGGGGTGCCAAGCCGCTGATCCGCGGGCTCGGGAACGATCAGTTGATTGATCGGCAAAACGAAAACGGGCCTGCTTACTAACTTATACCCTAACGACACATATTTTTTGAGGAGAGTACTTAAAACCTAGTGAAATCAGGATATTGAGCACCAAAGATTTACGATGTATATATACATCGTTATACATCCCAACTCCCAAGCGCCGCGGTAACGTCGGCGCTTTTTTCGTAATCGGAACCGTAACCCCCGCCCCCCCCCCCCCCGCACCAGTTCCCATTGACTGCGGGCTGGCCTTTGAGGGTCAATCGCCCAGTACCTTTCGGATAGCACGGGCAAAGCCCACCTCGAACACCGTCCGGCCGCGCTCGCTCAGGATCTCTCCGTGGCTGCCTTCATGCAGGTCACGTTCTTCCAGGTAATCGGCCGACACTGCCTTCTGCAAGGCATCGCGTTCTGATGGGGTCAGGTGTGCGGACAGGGAGAGCACAGCCACAGGCTGCTTTCCAGACGCAACCGAAATGGTCGCACCCAAGGGGCGCCGGTCCACGGTTAACTGTGTCGTGGACTTCAGGACGTTGAGTTGCGCCTTGAGCGTGTCACGTTCTGAGATAATGGCCTGCATGATGGAACGGATAGCTGGGTCCCCGATGCGCATCAAGTACTCATGGCTTGCCAGCATCTTTTTTGGTTTGGGAGCAGGCGGCCCGGCATAGGCCGCCCAAGCTTCAATAAGGATTCGGTAGTCTGCGGATTGGGCATTGTAGAGCGCGCGCCCTTTCATGATGCCCTCGGCTTCGATCAGGCGACCTATTGCTGGCAACGAAAACTCCCGCGAGCCGGTCTCGTTCTGCTTGCCGCACACCTCATGCATCTTTGTCAGGTTTGCCCTGCGGTTCGAGCGTCCGCCTTTCGCGAGTAGCGACTCAAGGACCGCGTCCGGATGGATGTCGGTTATTCCGTTCATGCTTCATCTCTCTTGAAGAAGTGCTTCCCCGCGGGAGTGCCTGGTAAAGTTTGCCGTGGGCAACAACGAAGTGAGATCCAAGTTGAAGTGCTGGCTGAGACTGACACCCGCATCTATCAGGTGAATGACTTCTCGCTTCCCCAGGGCCGGATTTTTCGGGTTCATTTGCCGAGCCAAGTGCCGCAGGAAGGCGTTACCCACTTTGAGCTGCTCTTCTTCGCTTAACAGCATGAATACCGGCGCCATATCGTCTCGATAAAGCACTGCATCAAGCAATTGACTACGGCGAAACACAGCCTTGCCCGGTTCTAGGTCGGGATAGACCTCAACGTCTTCACACACGCCCGCGAGCTGGAGCAATTCGGACTCTGTTTCCTCGAAGGTGACATGGACGTCCGCTACCGTGCCGACAGCAATCATTTGCGTACAATTATCATGGGGGGCCTCAAGCGCCGCCTTACAACGTTCAATGAGTCGCCAGCAAGAGACCAAGTCTTCGGCGAGATCACTGAAGCGTTTCATGGACTTTTCCCATACACGCTCAGCTTGTCGATAGTCGTTCATTCGGGTGAAGGGATGGCGGATTTCTTCAGCATCTATTTTTTGCTTTTTCAGATGCTGGAGTTCGTTTTCCGACGCGAGGCAGGTGTTTCGCGCTTCGTCGAAATGGTAGGCGAGTGTGTTGAAGTGGGAGGTGAGTGCAGGCAGGTGGTGTGGTTCCGTTACGAACCA
This region of Pseudomonas mandelii genomic DNA includes:
- the gmtX gene encoding gamma-mobile-trio protein GmtX produces the protein MNGITDIHPDAVLESLLAKGGRSNRRANLTKMHEVCGKQNETGSREFSLPAIGRLIEAEGIMKGRALYNAQSADYRILIEAWAAYAGPPAPKPKKMLASHEYLMRIGDPAIRSIMQAIISERDTLKAQLNVLKSTTQLTVDRRPLGATISVASGKQPVAVLSLSAHLTPSERDALQKAVSADYLEERDLHEGSHGEILSERGRTVFEVGFARAIRKVLGD
- a CDS encoding DUF3649 domain-containing protein, producing MKGKTRTLPVPYRLAVTSRVLAAVLGGYIVAALASVSLSSWLPMARAEAVVTGMMSSFLAYLIAVLWCFACRSAWRAWFGLIVASLLLAAVSGLANWMGHA